The proteins below are encoded in one region of Thermodesulfovibrio thiophilus DSM 17215:
- the glmU gene encoding bifunctional UDP-N-acetylglucosamine diphosphorylase/glucosamine-1-phosphate N-acetyltransferase GlmU, with the protein MLKLDVVILAAGLGTRMKSSEPKVLHKIFDKPIIDYVIECAGKLNPENIFVVINPSMNRVVEHLKNYNVKIVFQDEPKGTAHAILCSMPYLMSDNVLVVNGDTPLITPETLLKFIDIFQNNEVDLAILSFYPERDHSYGRILRDNKGNIKKIIENTDMTSDSQSIKEANSGIYIMNAKILELVKNIKKNLKKGEFYLTDIVEISVEKGCAAQAYPIAKEDELIGINTRYELFLATKHLRDKVVKQLMESGVTFYDIETVWVSPSVKIDKDTVIYPNVFLEGDTIIGQNCIIYQSVRVKNSIIEDNVQIKDCTVVEKAHINSGSTVGPFAHIRPETVIGKGCRIGNFVELKKSTIGDSTKAAHLSYIGDAEIGSNVNIGAGTITCNYDGKKKNKTIIEDDVFVGSDSQFVAPVKVGKGAYIAAGSTVVDDVPSDALAISRTPQKNIEGWAKKRRKQK; encoded by the coding sequence ATGTTAAAGCTGGATGTTGTAATACTTGCTGCAGGACTTGGAACAAGAATGAAGTCATCTGAACCAAAGGTGCTCCATAAAATTTTTGATAAACCAATAATAGATTATGTAATTGAATGTGCAGGAAAATTAAATCCAGAAAATATTTTTGTAGTTATAAATCCTTCAATGAATAGAGTTGTTGAGCATTTAAAAAATTATAATGTGAAAATAGTTTTTCAAGATGAGCCAAAGGGAACAGCTCATGCTATTTTATGCTCTATGCCTTATTTAATGAGTGATAATGTACTTGTTGTTAATGGAGATACACCACTGATAACACCAGAAACACTTCTAAAATTCATCGATATTTTTCAAAACAATGAAGTCGATTTGGCGATTCTTTCTTTTTATCCTGAAAGAGATCATTCTTATGGAAGAATTCTTAGAGATAATAAGGGAAATATAAAAAAAATTATAGAGAATACAGATATGACATCGGATTCACAATCAATAAAAGAAGCAAACAGTGGAATTTATATAATGAATGCAAAAATTCTGGAACTTGTTAAAAATATAAAGAAAAATCTCAAAAAAGGGGAATTCTATCTGACTGATATTGTTGAGATTTCAGTAGAAAAAGGATGTGCAGCTCAGGCATATCCAATAGCTAAAGAAGATGAACTTATTGGTATAAACACAAGATATGAGCTTTTTTTGGCAACAAAGCATTTAAGAGATAAAGTTGTCAAACAGTTGATGGAAAGCGGAGTTACATTTTATGATATTGAAACAGTCTGGGTGTCTCCTTCAGTTAAGATTGACAAAGATACTGTAATATATCCAAATGTTTTTCTTGAAGGAGATACAATAATTGGGCAGAATTGTATTATTTATCAAAGCGTTAGAGTTAAAAACAGCATTATTGAAGATAATGTTCAGATAAAAGACTGCACAGTAGTGGAAAAAGCTCATATTAATTCAGGTTCAACAGTTGGTCCTTTCGCTCATATAAGGCCTGAAACTGTTATTGGTAAAGGATGTAGAATTGGCAATTTTGTTGAACTTAAGAAATCAACTATCGGAGATAGTACAAAAGCCGCCCATCTCAGTTATATTGGTGATGCTGAAATAGGTAGTAATGTAAATATTGGAGCTGGAACAATTACATGCAACTATGATGGCAAGAAAAAAAATAAAACAATAATAGAGGATGATGTATTTGTTGGGAGTGATTCTCAGTTTGTGGCTCCTGTAAAAGTTGGCAAAGGAGCATACATTGCTGCTGGTTCGACAGTAGTTGATGATGTTCCTTCTGATGCTCTTGCAATAAGCAGAACTCCGCAAAAAAACATAGAAGGTTGGGCAAAGAAAAGGAGAAAGCAAAAGTAA
- the glmS gene encoding glutamine--fructose-6-phosphate transaminase (isomerizing) has translation MCGIIGYIGNKNAINIILEGLKKLEYRGYDSAGLAFVNDSQIEIVKCKGKISNLESLIKPATFSTSAIGHTRWATHGKPSNENAHPHTSRSIALVHNGIIENYIELKKELEAEGYKFNSETDTEVIAHLIGKYRKELSLVDAVRKACLRLRGSYAIVLIDRNEPDMLIGVRMESPLVIGVSDEERFIASDIPAFLNYCRNVVFLEDGEMVLLSKEGFKIYNLNGEEKEKKVHTIAWTPSMAEKDGFKHYMLKEIYEQPRAIADTIRGRVLSDGEVVYEEWGLMPQDMKEFERLYLVACGTSYHACLIGKYMIEEMCEIPVEVDIASEFRYRKVPFGKNSLFVAVTQSGETADTLAALRYAKKSGIKTLSICNVIGSTVSRESDYIFYTRSGPEIGVASTKAFTSQVVAFYILSLALALSRGKISKEMAQDLVIDLMALPRKIEDTLKLDADIQTIVKEVYRKPNFLYLGRGINYPVALEGALKLKEISYIHAEGYAAGEMKHGPIALIEENFPVVFITSHGSLLEKTISNIQEIKARDGFVITITDTNKGLLNRLSDKLLYIEGSNPYLNPVIFTVPLQLFAYYIAVLRGCDVDQPRNLAKSVTVE, from the coding sequence ATGTGCGGGATTATAGGTTACATAGGAAATAAAAATGCAATAAATATCATACTTGAAGGTTTGAAAAAACTTGAATATAGAGGCTATGATTCTGCAGGTCTTGCATTTGTAAACGATTCTCAGATTGAGATTGTAAAGTGCAAAGGGAAAATTAGTAATCTTGAAAGTTTAATAAAACCAGCTACTTTCAGCACATCTGCAATTGGGCATACAAGATGGGCAACCCATGGAAAGCCTTCAAATGAAAATGCCCATCCTCATACATCACGTTCAATTGCTCTGGTTCATAATGGAATCATTGAGAACTATATCGAGCTTAAGAAAGAACTGGAAGCAGAAGGATATAAGTTTAATTCTGAAACAGACACAGAAGTCATTGCACATTTAATTGGGAAATACAGGAAGGAACTCTCTCTTGTAGATGCTGTAAGAAAAGCGTGTCTGAGGCTCAGAGGCTCTTATGCAATAGTTTTAATAGATAGAAATGAACCTGATATGCTTATAGGTGTCAGAATGGAAAGCCCTCTTGTAATTGGAGTATCGGATGAAGAAAGATTTATAGCATCTGATATTCCAGCTTTTTTGAATTATTGTAGGAATGTAGTTTTCCTTGAAGATGGAGAGATGGTTCTTTTGAGTAAAGAAGGTTTTAAGATTTACAATCTTAATGGAGAAGAGAAAGAAAAAAAAGTACACACTATAGCATGGACACCATCAATGGCAGAAAAAGATGGCTTTAAACATTATATGCTCAAGGAGATATATGAACAGCCAAGAGCAATTGCGGATACAATAAGAGGAAGAGTTTTGTCAGATGGAGAGGTTGTTTATGAAGAATGGGGATTAATGCCTCAGGATATGAAAGAGTTTGAAAGACTTTATCTTGTAGCCTGTGGAACTTCATATCATGCATGTCTTATTGGTAAGTATATGATTGAAGAAATGTGCGAAATTCCTGTAGAAGTTGATATTGCATCAGAGTTTAGATATAGAAAAGTACCTTTTGGTAAAAATTCTCTTTTTGTTGCTGTCACTCAATCAGGAGAAACAGCAGATACTCTGGCAGCTTTGCGGTATGCAAAAAAAAGCGGAATCAAGACGTTAAGTATATGTAATGTCATTGGAAGCACGGTTTCACGTGAGTCTGATTATATTTTTTATACACGTTCAGGTCCTGAAATAGGTGTTGCTTCAACAAAAGCTTTCACATCCCAAGTAGTAGCTTTTTATATACTCAGTCTTGCACTTGCATTATCAAGAGGCAAAATTAGCAAAGAAATGGCTCAGGATTTGGTTATAGATTTAATGGCTCTACCAAGAAAGATAGAAGATACGTTGAAACTTGATGCGGATATACAGACTATTGTTAAGGAAGTCTATAGAAAACCGAATTTTTTGTATCTAGGCAGAGGAATAAACTATCCTGTTGCTTTAGAAGGAGCTTTAAAACTCAAAGAAATATCTTATATTCATGCAGAAGGGTATGCAGCAGGTGAGATGAAACATGGTCCTATCGCTTTAATTGAAGAAAATTTTCCTGTTGTTTTTATTACATCACATGGTAGTCTACTGGAGAAGACCATTTCAAATATTCAGGAAATAAAGGCGAGGGATGGTTTTGTAATAACCATTACAGATACTAATAAAGGGCTTTTAAATCGTCTATCAGATAAATTGTTATATATTGAGGGATCAAATCCTTATTTAAACCCTGTTATTTTTACAGTTCCGCTTCAGTTGTTTGCTTATTACATTGCTGTTTTAAGGGGATGTGATGTGGATCAACCCCGGAATCTTGCGAAGAGTGTTACTGTTGAATAG
- a CDS encoding HAD-IA family hydrolase, whose translation MIAFDEIQTVFLDMDGTILDKYYDDYFWEVYVPQKYSEKEGLSFKEAQKRLFSMYKAEEGKLNWTDIDFWSLRTGLDIFKLKKELAHFISPHPDAEEFLKVITSNGKKVYLLTNAHNKVVDLKLNKTGFNQYFNDIFTSFDLGYPKEKIEFWDRLKETIPFESESAIFIDDTEDILYTAKLSGIKLPILRATSSSQSLPKKSKTFLTIMNFRELIKF comes from the coding sequence ATGATAGCTTTTGATGAGATTCAAACCGTCTTTTTGGATATGGATGGAACAATACTTGACAAGTACTATGATGATTACTTCTGGGAGGTTTATGTTCCTCAAAAATATTCTGAAAAAGAAGGATTAAGTTTTAAAGAGGCTCAGAAAAGACTTTTTTCAATGTATAAAGCAGAAGAAGGCAAACTTAACTGGACTGATATTGATTTCTGGTCATTGAGGACAGGGCTTGATATATTTAAACTGAAAAAAGAACTGGCTCATTTCATAAGTCCTCATCCAGACGCTGAAGAGTTTCTAAAAGTTATAACTTCAAATGGCAAAAAGGTTTATCTTTTAACGAATGCTCATAATAAAGTAGTAGATCTTAAACTTAATAAAACTGGGTTTAATCAATATTTCAATGATATTTTCACATCTTTTGATCTTGGATATCCAAAAGAAAAAATAGAATTTTGGGATAGACTGAAAGAAACTATTCCCTTTGAATCTGAATCAGCAATTTTTATAGATGATACAGAAGATATTCTTTATACTGCTAAACTTTCAGGTATAAAACTTCCTATTTTGAGAGCAACTTCAAGCTCTCA
- a CDS encoding ATP-dependent helicase, which produces MKDFPLSELNPAQQEAVVYCEGPLLVLAGAGSGKTRVITYKYAYLTKEVGFHPASIFAVTFTNKAANEMKERIFKMCNGNWKNTWIGTFHSLCVRILRAHIDSLGYKRDFIIYDEDDQAGFVKRILKDMNMHEALCKCVVTKISNLKSNLITPEHYIANTEGYEFEERLGRIYMRYQNELKKYNALDFDDLILCVIALFNANEDLLKRYSEQFRYILVDEFQDTNKSQYMLLHQLCKYHKNICAVGDDDQSIYKFRGANVYNILEFEKDFPQTKVVKLEQNYRSTKHIILASTAMISKNSDRKPKSLWTDRDWGDKVFYCQLNNEEDEAKYIAKNIRELYLKGKYEYKDFAILYRLVLQARAIEEALRIEEIPYQVVSGVSFYHRKEIKDVLAYMRFILNKEDNVSLMRIINTPPRGLGASAITKIENEAQKQKISNYEAIKRMIKDDTVSAGFKEKLLSFTTLIDELSVKDYKDSASMIKDILNATGYLEEIEEDRIQNVLEFLSSAEKMPVRDFLDKIALFSNVDTWESNKNYVSLLTLHAAKGLEFPVVFIVGCEEGILPYFKALDNPSELQEERRLFYVGMTRAKNLLFITSARQRKLYSKVQKQEPSSFIKDIPPEYCTCMRKDYSTFAPVKKEPERAKIKPPFVIGCKVKHPTWGIGIVRECYGEGDDLKVVVNFPGIGVKKLAPKIVNLERV; this is translated from the coding sequence ATGAAAGATTTCCCCCTGTCGGAATTAAATCCGGCTCAACAGGAAGCAGTAGTTTATTGTGAAGGACCACTTCTTGTGCTTGCAGGTGCGGGAAGTGGAAAAACAAGAGTAATAACTTATAAGTATGCCTATCTCACTAAAGAAGTGGGTTTTCATCCAGCCTCAATCTTTGCTGTAACCTTTACCAATAAGGCAGCTAACGAGATGAAGGAAAGAATTTTCAAGATGTGTAATGGCAATTGGAAAAATACCTGGATAGGAACTTTTCATTCTCTATGTGTAAGAATTTTAAGAGCTCATATTGACAGTCTTGGCTATAAAAGAGACTTTATAATCTACGATGAAGATGATCAGGCAGGGTTTGTAAAGAGAATTTTGAAAGATATGAACATGCACGAAGCTTTATGTAAGTGTGTTGTAACAAAAATAAGTAATTTGAAATCAAATTTAATAACTCCTGAACATTATATTGCAAATACTGAGGGTTATGAGTTTGAAGAAAGACTTGGCAGAATATATATGCGCTATCAGAATGAGCTTAAGAAATATAATGCTCTGGATTTTGATGATCTAATACTGTGTGTCATAGCGTTATTCAATGCAAATGAAGACCTACTTAAAAGATATTCTGAACAATTCCGATATATTCTTGTTGATGAATTTCAGGACACAAATAAATCTCAGTATATGCTACTGCATCAACTCTGTAAATATCATAAAAATATCTGTGCTGTTGGCGATGACGACCAGAGTATTTACAAGTTTAGAGGCGCAAATGTCTATAATATTCTGGAGTTTGAAAAAGACTTTCCTCAGACTAAGGTAGTTAAACTTGAACAGAATTATCGTTCCACAAAACATATTATTCTTGCTTCTACTGCTATGATTTCAAAGAATTCAGATAGGAAACCAAAAAGCCTATGGACAGATAGAGATTGGGGAGACAAAGTTTTCTATTGTCAATTAAATAATGAAGAAGATGAAGCCAAATATATAGCAAAAAATATAAGAGAACTTTATCTTAAAGGTAAATATGAGTATAAAGATTTTGCTATTCTTTACAGATTAGTTCTTCAGGCAAGAGCAATAGAGGAGGCTTTGCGTATAGAAGAAATTCCATATCAGGTTGTCAGTGGAGTTAGTTTTTATCATCGTAAAGAAATAAAAGATGTGCTTGCTTATATGCGTTTTATTTTGAACAAAGAAGACAATGTGAGCCTTATGAGAATAATAAATACACCGCCACGAGGGCTTGGAGCATCAGCAATAACAAAAATTGAAAATGAAGCACAAAAACAGAAGATATCAAACTACGAAGCCATAAAAAGAATGATAAAAGATGATACAGTATCGGCAGGTTTTAAGGAAAAGCTTTTATCTTTTACTACATTGATTGATGAGCTTTCCGTAAAAGATTATAAAGATTCCGCATCAATGATTAAAGATATATTAAATGCAACAGGCTATCTTGAAGAAATTGAGGAAGACAGAATTCAAAATGTTTTAGAGTTCCTCAGTTCTGCTGAAAAAATGCCTGTTAGAGATTTTCTTGATAAAATTGCACTGTTTTCAAATGTAGATACATGGGAGAGCAATAAAAACTATGTTTCGCTTCTTACCTTGCATGCTGCAAAAGGACTTGAGTTCCCTGTTGTTTTTATAGTGGGTTGTGAGGAAGGAATCCTGCCATACTTTAAGGCTCTTGATAATCCATCAGAATTACAGGAGGAGAGAAGATTATTCTATGTAGGAATGACAAGAGCAAAGAATCTTCTGTTCATTACATCAGCAAGGCAGAGAAAGCTTTATTCAAAAGTTCAGAAACAGGAACCATCTAGCTTTATTAAAGATATTCCTCCGGAGTATTGCACTTGTATGAGAAAAGATTACTCCACATTTGCACCTGTAAAAAAAGAACCTGAACGAGCCAAAATAAAACCACCTTTTGTGATAGGTTGTAAAGTCAAACATCCAACATGGGGTATTGGGATTGTTAGAGAATGTTATGGTGAAGGAGATGATTTAAAAGTGGTTGTTAACTTTCCAGGCATAGGAGTTAAAAAATTAGCACCAAAAATTGTAAACTTAGAGAGGGTATAA
- the panD gene encoding aspartate 1-decarboxylase, giving the protein MLRSFLRAKLHLAKVTETNLFYEGSVSIDTNLLELSGILPYERVWISNMSNGERFDTYVIPAKKGTKTIGLNGPAAKKASPGDRIVIFSYGYLTENEISSHKPRIVILDENNNPVKVYSASIYSDSL; this is encoded by the coding sequence ATGTTGAGAAGTTTTTTAAGAGCAAAATTACATCTGGCGAAGGTGACAGAGACCAATTTATTTTATGAGGGCTCTGTAAGTATTGACACGAATCTTCTCGAGCTTTCTGGAATTTTACCTTATGAAAGGGTCTGGATTAGCAATATGAGCAATGGAGAAAGATTTGATACCTATGTTATACCTGCTAAAAAAGGTACAAAAACAATAGGTCTTAATGGACCTGCAGCCAAAAAAGCTTCTCCAGGAGATAGAATTGTTATTTTTTCTTACGGCTATCTAACGGAAAATGAAATTTCCTCACATAAGCCAAGAATTGTAATATTAGATGAGAATAATAATCCTGTAAAAGTTTATTCCGCTTCAATATATTCGGATTCTTTATAG
- the gatC gene encoding Asp-tRNA(Asn)/Glu-tRNA(Gln) amidotransferase subunit GatC: MKISTNEVRHIAMLSRLELDDKELSIYQDQLSRILEYVEKLSEIDTRAIEPTSHVIELSNVFREDEVTKSLSREEALKNAPQSTDKFFRVPKIIETE; encoded by the coding sequence ATGAAAATTTCAACAAATGAGGTAAGGCACATAGCAATGCTCAGTAGACTTGAGCTTGATGACAAAGAACTGTCCATTTATCAGGACCAGTTAAGTAGAATTCTTGAGTATGTTGAAAAACTGAGTGAAATAGATACCAGAGCAATAGAACCCACTTCACATGTGATTGAATTAAGTAATGTATTCAGAGAAGATGAGGTAACGAAATCTCTATCAAGAGAAGAAGCCTTAAAAAATGCACCACAATCAACAGATAAATTTTTTAGAGTTCCTAAAATCATAGAAACAGAGTAA
- the bioD gene encoding dethiobiotin synthase has translation MKTGYFITGTDTGVGKTIVAAAILRSFIKKGLKVGAMKVIETGCLNKDGILLPGDGMLLRDMAEMNDSLDLITPVKLENPVSPLVASKLENIEVDIEKIFRCFDTLKKKYDYVLVEGIGGLMVPITKEEKKKSTFYFVRDLIKDLGLSVIIVTRPTLGTINHTLLTLEALKSKKIPVKGFIINFSEPAKKDIAEKTNSQVLKELVDAPCLGVLPYLTELSKDKIGETALKNFNIEALISQ, from the coding sequence ATGAAGACTGGATATTTTATCACGGGAACAGACACAGGAGTTGGCAAAACCATTGTTGCCGCTGCAATATTGAGAAGTTTTATAAAAAAGGGGTTAAAGGTTGGAGCTATGAAGGTTATTGAAACAGGCTGTCTTAATAAAGATGGGATACTTCTTCCAGGTGATGGAATGCTTTTAAGAGATATGGCTGAAATGAATGATTCACTGGATTTGATTACTCCTGTTAAGCTTGAAAACCCTGTAAGCCCCCTTGTTGCCTCCAAACTTGAAAATATAGAAGTTGATATTGAAAAAATTTTTAGATGCTTCGATACTCTTAAGAAAAAATATGACTATGTTTTAGTTGAAGGAATCGGTGGGTTAATGGTACCAATTACTAAAGAAGAAAAGAAAAAATCAACATTTTACTTTGTCAGAGATTTAATAAAAGATCTGGGCTTATCAGTCATAATTGTAACTAGACCAACTCTTGGAACAATTAATCACACGCTCCTTACGCTGGAAGCATTAAAAAGCAAAAAAATTCCTGTTAAAGGTTTTATTATTAATTTTTCAGAACCTGCTAAAAAAGATATTGCTGAAAAAACAAATTCTCAGGTTTTAAAAGAATTGGTTGACGCCCCATGTCTGGGTGTGCTGCCATATTTAACAGAATTAAGCAAAGATAAAATAGGAGAAACAGCGCTAAAAAATTTTAATATTGAAGCGTTAATTTCTCAATAA